The Urbifossiella limnaea genome has a window encoding:
- a CDS encoding cytochrome c, translating into MTNTFVRVGFTAAVAAALFVAVGTPTVAQEKGLTIKDIMKAGHGGTDPLLKQVIFAAKDGKWDAAVAAAKSLDSNAALLHKATPSKGGADSWEKLGGAYHKNTSALLAAAEKKNADGVKTSAGAIQGSCKACHTAHKGK; encoded by the coding sequence ATGACCAACACGTTCGTTCGGGTGGGGTTCACGGCCGCGGTCGCGGCCGCGCTGTTCGTGGCCGTCGGCACGCCGACCGTCGCCCAGGAGAAGGGGCTGACGATCAAGGACATCATGAAGGCCGGGCACGGCGGCACCGACCCGCTGCTGAAGCAGGTCATCTTCGCCGCCAAGGACGGCAAGTGGGACGCGGCCGTGGCCGCCGCCAAGAGCCTCGACTCGAACGCCGCCCTGCTGCACAAGGCGACCCCGAGCAAGGGCGGGGCGGACTCGTGGGAGAAGCTCGGCGGGGCGTACCACAAGAACACGTCGGCCCTGCTCGCGGCCGCCGAGAAGAAGAACGCCGACGGCGTGAAGACGTCGGCCGGCGCGATTCAGGGCTCGTGCAAGGCGTGCCACACGGCGCACAAGGGGAAGTAG
- a CDS encoding tetratricopeptide repeat protein has translation MTAWHRNEYILKGVFLGLWAFAALQVAVDPSAVRVDLWWVLGWMTAGLVLGLIGGTALQLKRGVRPWQNWTAFPLLVLLESPTFVYGGVVFGLAAGVLSGREFAEPWAAPIAHLFGLTFDDIKHVRSDDNSKPGDWLGYCAVGGALLGFGLYRLRQIADPWWRFGVGLALGAGFVYLGGEYANKLPGLDAAARFNLGVYILIGLPFFYLLTFCAEAEESEVEIMALCAAMGTALHLMNIGGAAVNFAAVPLLLPVTIYFVYATRVLPGLRVFKHVLRGYSYQNLGRLREALYFFRRATELDPKSTFAAAGMRGLHENLTLAKLDREPELLEILDFGLCLDRAERFLLAGRTPTPAEREEADRFLDLVARKKPAYQARVDYLRAVSLTHAKDYPAAATALATLLDPETPGYHAGVRRSVLFPAWELALKHGPAALQERLGWAELDKPGRRIEAIAAAERAGADGQEFKAVLYSQLTEAEFVAASAGGPPAEFNYEYVEQLGLALIDDADPERRERGAAYLRIAGRGLPERGPSIFRKLADTAADAEAARGYLDQVKRTGLDLFKAKRLAAAQREIYLAALKQLADLDDARGDPEAAIGSLGLYLEAGGRNELDIFRRRAELYAKASDPMNALVQVETGLTYSSSDADLLKKKDSYYFSVTEEQLRAKRERVSGFFDVAYCVKKASGILNGKSDDPELLEWASHLAALATVMQPQANGVRLIRARCLLRQGNRDAGISLLEDIRESPKGSRDDEDAWYAATKILGELYLDELDRPDLAIAALKDYKGYLKAGADTHYQLGRAYEAAQDTANAIREYDAVTAFEGHPRFWDAKDALRRLGKG, from the coding sequence ATGACCGCCTGGCACCGCAACGAGTACATCCTCAAGGGCGTGTTCCTCGGCCTGTGGGCCTTCGCCGCCCTCCAGGTCGCCGTCGACCCGTCCGCCGTGCGTGTGGATTTGTGGTGGGTGCTCGGCTGGATGACCGCCGGGCTGGTGCTCGGCCTGATCGGCGGCACCGCTCTCCAGCTGAAGCGCGGCGTCCGCCCGTGGCAGAACTGGACCGCCTTCCCGCTGCTGGTGCTGCTCGAAAGCCCGACGTTCGTGTACGGCGGCGTCGTGTTCGGCCTCGCCGCCGGGGTGCTCAGCGGCCGCGAGTTCGCGGAGCCGTGGGCGGCACCGATCGCCCACCTGTTCGGCCTCACGTTCGACGACATCAAGCACGTCCGCTCCGACGACAACTCGAAGCCCGGCGACTGGCTCGGGTACTGCGCCGTCGGCGGGGCGCTGCTCGGGTTCGGGCTGTACCGGCTCCGGCAGATCGCCGACCCGTGGTGGCGGTTCGGCGTGGGGCTGGCGCTCGGCGCGGGGTTCGTCTACCTCGGCGGCGAGTACGCCAACAAGCTCCCCGGCCTGGACGCCGCCGCGCGGTTCAACCTCGGCGTGTACATCCTCATTGGCCTGCCGTTCTTCTACCTCCTCACCTTCTGCGCGGAGGCGGAGGAGAGCGAGGTCGAGATCATGGCGCTGTGCGCCGCGATGGGCACGGCCCTGCACCTGATGAACATCGGCGGCGCGGCGGTGAACTTCGCCGCGGTGCCGCTGCTCCTGCCGGTGACGATCTACTTCGTGTACGCCACCCGCGTGCTGCCGGGGCTGCGCGTGTTCAAGCACGTCCTGCGTGGGTACAGCTACCAGAACCTGGGCCGCCTCCGCGAGGCGCTGTACTTCTTCCGCCGCGCAACGGAGCTCGACCCCAAGAGCACGTTCGCCGCCGCCGGGATGCGCGGGCTGCACGAGAACCTGACGCTCGCCAAGCTCGACCGCGAGCCCGAGCTCCTCGAGATTCTCGACTTCGGCCTGTGCCTCGACCGCGCCGAGCGCTTCCTGCTCGCCGGCCGCACGCCCACGCCCGCCGAGCGCGAGGAAGCCGACCGCTTCCTCGACCTGGTGGCGCGGAAGAAGCCGGCGTACCAGGCGCGCGTCGATTACCTCCGCGCCGTGAGCCTGACGCACGCGAAGGATTATCCCGCGGCGGCGACCGCGCTGGCGACGCTGCTCGACCCCGAGACGCCCGGCTACCACGCCGGAGTGCGGCGGTCGGTGTTGTTCCCCGCGTGGGAGCTGGCGCTGAAGCACGGCCCGGCGGCGCTACAGGAGCGCCTCGGCTGGGCCGAGCTCGACAAGCCCGGCCGGCGCATCGAGGCCATCGCCGCGGCCGAGCGCGCCGGCGCCGACGGGCAGGAGTTCAAGGCGGTGCTGTACAGCCAGCTCACCGAGGCCGAGTTCGTCGCGGCGTCGGCCGGCGGGCCGCCGGCGGAGTTCAACTACGAGTACGTCGAGCAGTTGGGGCTGGCGCTGATCGACGACGCCGACCCGGAGCGCCGCGAGCGCGGGGCGGCGTACCTCCGCATCGCCGGCCGCGGCCTGCCCGAGCGCGGCCCGAGCATCTTCCGCAAGCTCGCCGACACCGCCGCCGACGCCGAGGCCGCCCGCGGCTACCTCGACCAGGTGAAGCGCACCGGCCTCGACCTGTTCAAGGCGAAGCGGCTGGCGGCGGCGCAGCGCGAGATTTACCTCGCCGCGCTGAAGCAGCTCGCCGACCTGGACGACGCCCGCGGCGACCCCGAGGCGGCGATCGGCAGTTTGGGCCTGTACCTGGAAGCCGGCGGCCGCAACGAGCTGGACATCTTCCGCCGCCGCGCCGAGCTGTACGCCAAGGCCTCGGACCCGATGAACGCGCTGGTGCAGGTCGAAACCGGCCTCACCTACAGCAGCTCGGACGCGGACCTGCTGAAGAAGAAGGACAGTTACTACTTCTCGGTCACGGAGGAGCAGCTGCGGGCGAAGCGGGAGCGCGTCAGCGGCTTCTTCGACGTGGCGTACTGTGTCAAGAAGGCGTCGGGCATCCTGAACGGCAAGTCGGACGACCCGGAGCTGCTGGAGTGGGCGTCGCACCTGGCGGCGCTGGCGACGGTGATGCAACCGCAGGCGAACGGCGTGCGGCTGATCCGGGCGCGGTGCCTGCTGCGGCAGGGGAACCGCGACGCGGGCATCTCGCTGTTGGAGGACATCCGCGAGAGCCCGAAGGGGAGCCGCGACGACGAGGACGCGTGGTACGCGGCGACGAAGATTCTCGGCGAGCTGTACCTGGACGAGCTGGACCGGCCCGATCTGGCGATCGCGGCACTCAAGGACTACAAGGGCTACCTGAAGGCCGGCGCCGACACGCACTACCAGCTGGGCCGCGCCTACGAGGCGGCGCAGGACACGGCGAACGCGATCCGCGAGTACGACGCGGTGACGGCGTTCGAGGGGCACCCGCGCTTCTGGGACGCCAAGGACGCGCTGCGCCGCCTCGGGAAGGGGTAG
- the lnt gene encoding apolipoprotein N-acyltransferase, protein MKPPRVFLPAVASGLLLWVAFFPLNLGPVAFVALAPWLTLVRAPVSRRRRYFAAYLGSVAFFLPAVQWMRVAHPAMYASWLGLALIMCPMYWVVGFALLRRLDRVPGVPLAASFPVVWVALEYVRAHAPTGFDFLPAAVHQKVGVGWYFLGYSQHDFLPLIQLADLGGVYAVSAVVAAVNGVAAEWLMSGRLPLGRGASPVGPEALTGLAPRPNEPTGLRKLIASTLGTAVVFAAAVGYGLVRLNHPAFENGPVVAAVQGSVPQFQKNTDGRSLGQVYAALHLRAALANPTPDLILWPETCFPAEWLAATGPPPADFAAQIAACRAYFAREQWRVPVLLGLGCTEYDAGDLWKYNSALLLTAAGQEVGRYDKIHLVPFGEYVPFRGTFPWLQAFTPYEGDYSCRPGQRWTRFPVTGADGRRFTFGCLICYEDSDPSLARRYALPAGDEPAVNFLVNLSNDGWFDGTEEHELHLAVCRFRAVECRRSVVRAVNMGISAVIDPDGRVVTALPKQVEGVVSAAVPIDGRESLYARLGDWLPGACWAAILVGVVVGRRRPPGASAPR, encoded by the coding sequence GTGAAGCCGCCCCGTGTATTCCTCCCCGCGGTCGCGTCCGGGCTACTGCTCTGGGTTGCGTTCTTCCCGCTGAACCTCGGCCCCGTCGCGTTCGTCGCCCTCGCCCCGTGGCTGACGCTCGTCCGCGCCCCCGTGTCGCGCCGCCGGCGGTACTTCGCCGCGTACCTCGGCAGCGTCGCGTTCTTCCTGCCGGCCGTGCAGTGGATGAGGGTCGCGCACCCGGCGATGTACGCCTCGTGGCTCGGCCTCGCCCTGATCATGTGCCCGATGTACTGGGTCGTCGGCTTCGCGCTGCTGCGCCGGCTCGACCGCGTGCCCGGGGTGCCGCTGGCCGCTTCGTTCCCGGTCGTGTGGGTGGCGCTGGAGTATGTGCGGGCGCACGCCCCCACGGGCTTCGACTTCCTCCCGGCCGCGGTCCACCAGAAGGTCGGCGTCGGCTGGTACTTCCTCGGCTACTCGCAGCACGACTTCCTGCCGCTGATCCAGCTCGCCGACCTCGGCGGCGTCTACGCCGTGTCCGCGGTCGTCGCCGCGGTGAACGGCGTGGCCGCCGAGTGGCTGATGAGCGGCCGACTCCCGTTAGGCCGGGGCGCCAGCCCCGTCGGGCCCGAAGCACTGACGGGGCTGGCGCCCCGGCCCAACGAGCCGACCGGCCTGCGGAAGCTGATCGCGTCCACGCTCGGCACCGCGGTCGTGTTCGCGGCCGCGGTCGGCTACGGGCTCGTGCGGCTGAACCACCCGGCGTTCGAGAACGGCCCGGTCGTCGCGGCCGTCCAGGGGAGCGTGCCGCAGTTCCAGAAGAACACCGACGGCCGCTCGCTCGGCCAGGTGTACGCGGCGCTCCACCTCCGCGCCGCGCTGGCGAACCCGACCCCCGACCTGATCCTGTGGCCGGAGACGTGCTTCCCCGCCGAGTGGCTCGCCGCCACCGGCCCGCCGCCGGCCGACTTCGCGGCGCAAATCGCCGCCTGCCGGGCGTACTTCGCGCGGGAACAGTGGCGGGTGCCGGTGCTGCTCGGCCTCGGCTGTACGGAGTACGACGCCGGCGATCTGTGGAAGTACAACTCGGCGCTGCTGCTGACCGCGGCCGGGCAGGAGGTGGGCCGGTACGACAAGATTCACCTCGTGCCGTTCGGCGAGTACGTGCCGTTCCGCGGCACGTTCCCGTGGCTGCAAGCGTTCACGCCGTACGAGGGCGACTACTCGTGCCGGCCCGGCCAGCGGTGGACGCGCTTCCCGGTGACGGGCGCCGACGGCCGGCGGTTCACGTTCGGGTGCCTCATCTGCTACGAGGACTCGGACCCGTCGCTGGCCCGCCGCTACGCCTTGCCGGCGGGCGACGAGCCGGCGGTGAACTTCCTGGTGAACCTGTCCAACGACGGCTGGTTCGACGGCACCGAGGAGCACGAGCTGCACCTGGCCGTCTGCCGGTTCCGCGCCGTGGAGTGCCGCCGCAGCGTGGTGCGCGCCGTGAACATGGGGATCAGCGCGGTGATCGACCCGGACGGCCGGGTGGTGACGGCGCTGCCGAAGCAGGTGGAAGGCGTGGTGAGCGCGGCGGTGCCGATCGACGGGCGCGAGTCGCTGTACGCGCGGCTCGGGGACTGGCTGCCGGGGGCGTGCTGGGCGGCGATTCTGGTGGGCGTGGTGGTCGGGCGCCGAAGGCCGCCCGGGGCTTCCGCCCCGCGCTAG
- a CDS encoding RNA polymerase sigma factor RpoD/SigA, with translation MTRMFHHEPTAATDDPDTRAADLLDDDDPELVDEDDDDADEGEAAEAPAAEGDAPAEEEYAGGPDDALGLYLRQMGAIPLLNKERETALAQKLEHHRDRFRAAALLCGRVLARVADKFEQIAGGGVPIDPHVDVYSSPDLALSRPQILNRLEKNLGTLRTLLAQEAEEFAAGVRDEFPGDRTVWKNARLLRVLKCRKLATELSPRTELLERWTDELTDMADELKHLIRAQKLSVGNERIKAEKVLRDAILRAGLMPDELDGLVRVLRKRRLAYQRVRRELAEANLRLVVSIAKNYRNRGLPFADLIQEGNRGLMRAVDKYEWRLKFKFGTYATWWIRQGITRALHDHARTVRVPCHQISMMAKIERKRSEMSAATGRDPTNEELALALGVKTEETRSLRVVGRHPVSLHEPVGGEGERALEDFLSDHQTPTPGEHVDQRLLRDRIGEVLRSLAPREREVIELRFGLKDGTPKTLDEVARLYGITRERIRQIEARGLLKLRQPVRSARLEEFADHQPG, from the coding sequence ATGACCCGGATGTTCCACCACGAGCCGACCGCCGCCACCGACGACCCCGACACCCGGGCCGCCGACCTCCTCGACGACGACGACCCCGAACTGGTCGACGAGGATGACGACGACGCCGACGAGGGCGAGGCCGCCGAGGCGCCGGCCGCCGAGGGCGACGCCCCGGCCGAGGAAGAGTACGCCGGCGGCCCCGACGACGCGCTCGGCCTCTACCTCCGCCAGATGGGCGCCATCCCGCTCCTGAACAAGGAGCGCGAGACGGCGCTGGCGCAGAAGCTCGAACACCACCGCGACCGGTTCCGCGCCGCCGCCCTGCTGTGCGGCCGGGTGCTGGCCCGCGTCGCCGACAAGTTCGAGCAGATCGCCGGCGGCGGCGTCCCCATCGACCCGCACGTGGACGTGTACTCGTCGCCGGACCTGGCGCTGTCGCGGCCGCAGATTCTCAACCGCCTCGAGAAGAACCTCGGCACCCTGCGCACGCTCCTGGCTCAGGAGGCGGAGGAATTCGCCGCCGGCGTCCGCGACGAGTTCCCCGGCGACCGCACCGTGTGGAAGAACGCCCGGCTGTTGCGGGTGCTGAAGTGTCGGAAGCTGGCCACCGAACTCTCGCCGCGCACCGAACTGCTGGAGCGCTGGACCGACGAGCTCACCGACATGGCGGACGAGCTGAAGCACCTCATCCGCGCCCAGAAGCTGAGCGTCGGCAACGAGCGGATCAAGGCCGAGAAGGTGCTCCGCGACGCCATCCTGCGGGCCGGGCTGATGCCCGACGAACTCGACGGGCTGGTGCGGGTGCTCCGGAAGCGGCGGCTGGCCTACCAGCGGGTGCGGCGCGAACTCGCGGAGGCGAACCTCCGGCTCGTGGTGAGCATCGCCAAGAACTACCGCAACCGCGGGCTGCCGTTCGCCGACCTGATCCAGGAGGGGAACCGCGGCCTGATGCGGGCGGTGGACAAGTACGAGTGGCGGCTGAAGTTCAAGTTCGGCACCTACGCCACGTGGTGGATCCGGCAGGGGATCACGCGGGCGCTGCACGACCACGCCCGCACGGTGCGGGTGCCGTGCCACCAGATCAGCATGATGGCGAAGATCGAGCGGAAGCGGAGCGAGATGTCGGCCGCGACCGGCCGCGACCCCACCAACGAGGAACTGGCGCTCGCCCTCGGCGTGAAGACCGAGGAGACGCGCAGCCTGCGGGTGGTCGGCCGTCACCCGGTGAGCCTGCACGAGCCGGTCGGCGGCGAGGGCGAGCGGGCGCTGGAGGACTTCCTCAGCGACCACCAGACGCCGACGCCCGGCGAGCACGTGGACCAGCGGCTGCTGCGCGACCGCATCGGCGAGGTGTTGCGCTCGCTGGCCCCGCGGGAGCGCGAGGTGATCGAACTGCGGTTCGGCCTGAAGGACGGCACGCCGAAGACGCTGGACGAGGTGGCCCGCCTGTACGGCATCACGCGGGAGCGAATCCGCCAGATCGAGGCGCGGGGGCTGCTGAAGCTGCGTCAGCCGGTGCGGAGCGCCCGGCTGGAGGAATTCGCGGACCACCAGCCGGGGTAG
- a CDS encoding molybdopterin molybdotransferase MoeA, whose translation MATAAVPPVESLPPEVPAMLEVADALAEVLARARPRSPQLMPLEPGNVGGVLAEDVTADRDAPPFDKSLRDGYAVRSTDRFDAELCVVEEIPAGVVPRKAIGPGECARIYTGAPIPAGADAVVMQEDTTAAGDRVRINAAPRPGAWVFRRGAEMRTGEVVVAAGTILTPAAIGVLVGVGRARIETHRFLDVGVVATGDELVGASEAPGPGQIRNTNGPMLTALACQAGTHGCDNGIARDTRESLRAVIGPALDNNNVVLIAGGVSAGKFDLVPGVLAELGVTAHFHQVRMKPGKPLLFGTRGDTLVFGLPGNPVSALVCFELFVRPALRKMAGHADPGPRVVNLPLAAAVVESNDRPTYRPAKLEPAAVGWAVRPLDGGTAPDLRGMAPADALLALPAGDARYDAGTPVRVVLIGKQD comes from the coding sequence GTGGCGACCGCGGCCGTGCCGCCGGTAGAATCGCTACCCCCGGAGGTGCCCGCGATGCTGGAGGTGGCCGACGCCCTCGCCGAAGTCCTCGCCCGCGCCCGACCGCGTTCGCCGCAGCTGATGCCGCTCGAACCGGGGAACGTCGGTGGCGTACTGGCGGAGGACGTGACCGCCGACCGCGACGCGCCGCCGTTCGACAAGTCCCTGCGCGACGGGTACGCCGTCCGCTCGACCGATCGGTTCGACGCCGAGCTGTGTGTCGTGGAGGAGATCCCGGCCGGCGTCGTGCCGCGGAAAGCGATCGGCCCCGGCGAGTGCGCCCGCATCTACACCGGCGCCCCGATCCCGGCCGGCGCCGACGCCGTGGTGATGCAGGAGGACACGACCGCGGCCGGCGACCGCGTCAGGATCAACGCGGCACCGCGGCCCGGCGCGTGGGTCTTCCGTCGCGGGGCCGAGATGCGAACCGGCGAGGTCGTCGTCGCGGCGGGAACCATCCTCACCCCGGCGGCGATCGGCGTACTAGTCGGAGTCGGGCGAGCGCGCATCGAGACGCACCGCTTCCTCGACGTCGGCGTGGTCGCCACCGGTGACGAGCTCGTGGGTGCGTCCGAGGCGCCCGGTCCGGGGCAGATTCGCAACACGAACGGCCCCATGCTCACCGCCCTGGCGTGTCAGGCCGGAACCCACGGCTGCGACAACGGCATCGCCCGCGACACACGCGAGAGCCTTCGTGCCGTGATCGGCCCGGCCCTCGACAACAACAACGTCGTCCTGATCGCCGGCGGCGTCTCGGCGGGGAAGTTCGACCTCGTGCCCGGCGTGCTCGCCGAGCTGGGAGTCACGGCGCACTTCCACCAGGTGCGGATGAAGCCGGGGAAGCCGCTCCTGTTCGGCACCCGCGGCGACACCCTCGTGTTCGGCCTGCCGGGCAACCCCGTCAGCGCGCTGGTGTGCTTCGAGCTGTTCGTCCGGCCGGCGCTGCGGAAGATGGCCGGCCACGCCGACCCCGGGCCGCGCGTGGTGAATCTTCCGCTCGCGGCGGCGGTGGTGGAGTCGAACGACCGGCCGACGTACCGGCCGGCAAAGCTCGAACCCGCGGCCGTCGGCTGGGCGGTGCGGCCGCTGGACGGCGGCACCGCGCCCGACCTGCGCGGCATGGCCCCCGCCGACGCGCTGCTGGCGCTGCCGGCCGGCGACGCCCGCTACGACGCGGGGACGCCGGTACGAGTCGTGTTGATCGGGAAGCAAGACTAA
- a CDS encoding Gfo/Idh/MocA family protein, with protein MVRIGIVGVGFMGRIHYLAAQRLTGAKVAAVCSRDPAKLAGDWTNTRGNFGPEPGRVDLSGVKTYSAFADMLADPDIDLIDICTVTDQHAPLALQALAAGKHVLVEKAIALSPADADAMVAAAKTAGKLLMVAHVLPFFPEFKFAAEAVRGGQYGKLLGAHFKRVIAVPDWSADIADAAKTGGPAVDLHIHDTHFIGLVCGVPKEVFAVGTVANGAVTYLTTSYLYGPGGPAVTCSSGAVCMGGRPFTHGFEIYLEKASLLYDAGGQPLTLLTADGKATQPALAGGGDPLAAFADELQAAADGVRTGAEPDLLSGQLARDALVLCHREIESVKTGRAVAV; from the coding sequence ATGGTGCGTATCGGGATCGTCGGCGTCGGGTTCATGGGCCGCATCCATTACCTCGCGGCGCAGCGGCTCACCGGCGCGAAGGTCGCCGCGGTGTGCAGCCGCGACCCGGCCAAGCTCGCCGGCGACTGGACGAACACCCGCGGCAACTTCGGCCCCGAGCCCGGCCGCGTGGATCTGAGCGGCGTCAAGACGTACTCCGCCTTCGCCGACATGCTCGCCGACCCCGACATCGACCTCATCGACATCTGCACCGTCACCGACCAGCACGCCCCGCTCGCGCTGCAGGCGCTCGCCGCCGGCAAACACGTCCTCGTCGAGAAGGCCATCGCCCTTTCCCCCGCCGACGCCGACGCCATGGTCGCCGCGGCGAAGACGGCCGGCAAGCTGCTGATGGTGGCGCACGTGCTGCCGTTCTTCCCCGAGTTCAAGTTCGCGGCCGAGGCCGTGCGCGGCGGGCAGTACGGCAAGCTGCTCGGGGCGCACTTCAAGCGGGTGATCGCGGTGCCCGACTGGTCGGCCGACATCGCCGACGCGGCCAAGACCGGCGGCCCGGCCGTGGACCTGCACATCCACGACACGCACTTCATCGGCCTCGTCTGCGGTGTGCCGAAGGAGGTGTTCGCCGTCGGCACCGTGGCGAACGGCGCGGTGACGTACCTGACCACGTCGTACCTGTACGGCCCCGGCGGGCCGGCGGTGACGTGCTCCAGCGGCGCCGTGTGCATGGGCGGCCGGCCGTTCACGCACGGGTTCGAGATTTACCTGGAGAAGGCGAGCCTGCTGTACGACGCCGGCGGCCAGCCACTGACGCTGCTCACCGCCGACGGGAAGGCGACGCAGCCCGCGCTGGCCGGCGGCGGCGACCCGCTGGCGGCGTTCGCCGACGAGTTGCAGGCCGCGGCCGACGGCGTGCGGACGGGGGCGGAGCCGGACCTGCTGAGCGGGCAGCTGGCCCGCGACGCGCTGGTGCTGTGCCACCGCGAGATCGAGTCGGTGAAGACGGGCCGGGCCGTCGCGGTGTAG
- a CDS encoding PQQ-like beta-propeller repeat protein produces the protein MSRLALAPLLLLAGVAAAEDWPAWRGPRGDGTVSDTGYPLTWTAAQNIKWKFPINGSGHSSPVVSNGKVYFASCVESEKQRMLHCVDRTTGKELWQRVAVTAELERKHGENSWASSTPAADGERVYVTFLDRPKLRVFCYDTAGTLLWETTPGEFHSQHGFSSPPVLYKDMVIVNGDQDAPKGQTAYIVALDRLTGAERWRADRPNKLRSYCPPTVVDAAGRKQLVLTGSKCVAGYDPDTGKQLWLVDGPTEQFVSSMVLHDGVLLLTAGFPKHWVMAIDPAGSGNVTKSHVLWSKPNEGGYVPSPVAHGGNLFLVDDRGVASCWDVKTGTQRWKERLGGVGHHASAVAADGRVYFTADDGVTTVVRASAEFEVLARNPLGEKVFASPAFSDREVFVRGEKHLFCIAAR, from the coding sequence ATGTCCCGCCTCGCCCTCGCCCCGCTGCTCCTCCTCGCCGGCGTCGCCGCGGCCGAAGACTGGCCCGCCTGGCGCGGCCCCCGCGGCGACGGCACCGTCTCCGACACCGGCTACCCTCTCACCTGGACCGCCGCGCAGAACATCAAGTGGAAGTTCCCGATCAACGGCTCGGGGCACTCGTCGCCAGTCGTCAGCAACGGGAAGGTGTACTTCGCGTCGTGCGTCGAGAGCGAGAAGCAGCGCATGCTCCACTGCGTGGACCGCACCACCGGCAAGGAACTGTGGCAGCGGGTCGCCGTGACCGCGGAGCTGGAGCGGAAGCACGGCGAGAACAGCTGGGCCAGTTCGACCCCCGCCGCGGACGGCGAGCGCGTGTACGTCACGTTCCTCGACCGGCCGAAGCTGCGCGTCTTCTGCTACGACACCGCCGGCACGCTACTGTGGGAGACGACGCCCGGCGAGTTCCACTCGCAGCACGGCTTCAGCAGCCCGCCGGTTCTCTACAAGGACATGGTGATCGTGAACGGCGACCAGGACGCGCCGAAGGGTCAGACCGCGTACATCGTGGCGCTCGACCGCCTCACCGGCGCCGAGCGCTGGCGGGCCGACCGGCCGAACAAGCTGCGCTCCTACTGCCCGCCGACGGTCGTGGACGCGGCCGGCCGCAAGCAGCTGGTGCTGACCGGCAGCAAGTGCGTCGCCGGCTACGACCCGGACACCGGCAAGCAGCTGTGGCTCGTGGACGGCCCGACGGAGCAGTTCGTCTCCAGCATGGTGCTGCACGACGGCGTGCTGCTGCTGACGGCCGGCTTCCCCAAGCACTGGGTCATGGCGATCGACCCGGCCGGCAGCGGCAACGTGACAAAGAGCCACGTCCTGTGGTCGAAGCCGAACGAGGGCGGCTACGTGCCGAGCCCGGTGGCCCACGGCGGCAACCTGTTCCTGGTGGACGACCGCGGCGTCGCCAGCTGCTGGGACGTGAAGACCGGTACGCAGCGGTGGAAGGAGCGGCTCGGCGGCGTCGGGCACCACGCCTCGGCGGTCGCGGCCGACGGGCGCGTCTACTTCACCGCCGACGACGGCGTGACGACGGTGGTGCGGGCGTCGGCCGAGTTCGAGGTGCTGGCGCGGAACCCGCTCGGCGAGAAGGTGTTCGCGTCGCCGGCGTTCAGCGACCGCGAAGTCTTCGTCCGCGGCGAGAAGCACCTGTTCTGCATCGCGGCGCGCTGA
- a CDS encoding LysR family transcriptional regulator gives MNYHHLHYFWTVAREGGVSRAAEVLGVAQPTVSAQLAALERAVKQPLFVRGGRGLTLTEAGKLAYDYADEIFRLGGELQAAFAEGRATTPRLVVGVADVLPKLVVHRLLEPVLAGEERLVVVEDKPERLVAELALHNLDVVLTDGPAPPGVKVRAFNHLLGETGTTFCAAPSVKLAGRFPRSLDGAPVLLPLDSTTLRRALDQWFAEEGVRPVVRGEFADTALMKVFGAAGAGVYPVPTAVEGDALEQYGAVVVGRAERVRNRVYAVTVQRKLRHPAVAKVCETARTDLFG, from the coding sequence GTGAACTACCACCACCTCCACTACTTTTGGACCGTGGCCCGCGAAGGCGGCGTCAGCCGCGCCGCCGAGGTGCTCGGGGTGGCCCAGCCGACGGTCAGCGCCCAGCTCGCGGCGCTCGAGCGCGCCGTGAAGCAGCCGCTGTTCGTCCGCGGCGGCCGCGGGCTCACCCTCACCGAGGCCGGCAAGTTGGCCTACGACTACGCCGACGAAATCTTCCGCCTCGGCGGCGAGTTGCAGGCCGCGTTCGCCGAGGGGCGGGCGACCACACCGCGGTTGGTGGTCGGCGTCGCCGACGTGCTGCCGAAGCTGGTCGTCCACCGGCTGCTGGAGCCGGTGCTGGCGGGCGAGGAGCGGCTGGTGGTGGTGGAGGACAAGCCGGAGCGGCTGGTGGCCGAGCTGGCGCTGCACAACCTCGACGTGGTGCTGACCGACGGCCCGGCCCCGCCCGGCGTGAAGGTGCGGGCGTTCAACCACCTGCTGGGCGAGACGGGCACCACCTTCTGCGCGGCGCCGTCCGTGAAACTGGCCGGCCGGTTCCCGCGCAGCCTGGACGGGGCGCCGGTGCTGCTGCCGCTCGACTCGACGACGCTGCGGCGGGCGCTGGACCAATGGTTCGCCGAGGAAGGCGTGCGGCCGGTGGTGCGGGGCGAGTTCGCCGACACGGCGCTGATGAAGGTGTTCGGCGCCGCCGGGGCCGGCGTGTACCCGGTGCCGACGGCCGTGGAGGGCGACGCGCTGGAGCAGTACGGGGCGGTGGTGGTGGGCCGGGCGGAGCGGGTGCGGAACCGGGTGTACGCGGTGACGGTGCAGCGGAAGCTGCGCCACCCGGCGGTGGCCAAGGTGTGCGAGACGGCGCGGACGGACCTGTTCGGGTGA